GTTTCACATTTGAGAGATAAGTCTTACTATTAAATGCAAATCTATGCTGCTAAATAGGTTTGGTGTCCTTACCTGGTCTGTTGAATTAAACTTTAGAAACTGATGCaggacattttttatttttatgtctcCATCTTCATATCACAAAGTAATATAGTTCATGCATTGCAACTTAAATTTCATGACCTAATCTCATTTCATGCACTTCTACTTTACATTTCCCTGTTATTACAcatgagtttgattttttttttttaagtaagatCGTATTAAACAACTCTTGCTATGGATCTAACTGGTGATATGATATCTTTATTCTGCAATATTTTCAGGTTTACATGTTTGCAGAATGGTACAAGCCAGGTTGCACTCTTGAGTATCCTCTTCAAGGAACTGGGGCAGTGGTTGATGCACTTGTCCGGGGGATGCAGAAGTTTGGAGGGCGGCTATCTCTTGAAAGCCAtgttgaaaaaattgttgttgaaaATGATCAAGCCATAGGAGTGAAGCTAAGAAGTGGTCAGGTAATAAATCAAGAACCTAGAACTGATCTATGTTTAATTCTACGTTACTTATCTTgtcataattaaaaactaatctaTGTTGCAGTTCATACGTGCTAAGAAGGCTGTTGTCAGCAATGCATCTATGTGGGACACTTTGAATCTGTTACCTAAGGAAGTAGTTCCTAAATCATATCAAGACAGGATTAAGACAACCCCTCAATGTGAATCATTCATGCATCTCCATTTGGGTTTTGATGCAGAGGTGAGCGGTCACAGCAGCCAAAACTGgttaattattcatttaaagAAAATCTTCATTTTATCACTCCTACTATTGGATGTTCTTGTCAAATCTATTGGTGGGAAACTCTAAACTTGTGGAAGATCTGTGTTCATGCCAAATGTTTCCTGCATGAATTCAAATCTACAAAGCATGGGCACAAATGCCTGTACAGGATACTAAAGCACATATTCATCCATATCAGAGACACTTCTAATATCAGAGCATCTCCTCCAGGAACATCTTTAGGgtctatatttataatattcatgTGCATTGATAAACACCAAAAAAACATGCACATGgatgtgtatgtgtgtgttaCGTGGTACATGAATCGTATTTTGTATTATGTGTATGATATCACTGTTCCATGGAATACGCCATGCAATCTTCTTCCTCTGTGGTATGAAGATTTTTCTTATTGTTAGGTAGCTTCATGACAAGCTCTTACAGGCCTCTGCTTTGGATAGAAACTCCCCACATCTAAATAACTTTGTTCCAATGTTTGTCTTATTAACCAGGGCATACCAGAGGACTTGGGAATTCATCATATAGTCGTAAACGATTGGGATAGAGGAGTTGACGCTGATCAGAATGTTGTTTTGATATCTGTACCTAGCGTACTTAGTCCCAATCTTGCACCTCCTGGGAAACATGTGTTGCATGCTTATACACCAGGAACTGAACCATTTGAACTCTGGGAAGGACTTGATCGTAGAAGTGGTGAATACAGAAAGCTCAAAGCTGAAAGATCAGAGGTGATTAAAAGAATTTACTGGCTTTAATTGTTGTTGGTTTTTCTCGTACTGTTAACAATTCATGACAACTCATAAttcaaaaacttaaaagaaTTGATCCGATTCAACACATGATAATCATACAAGTGGATTTCGAAGAACAAGAAAATGGAGCTATTCATTTAGATTTCTTTGAACCTTACTGAGCTGACTGAAAAGAGCGGCCCTGGTTATGTTAACTTGAGCAACTTGACATGTTTTAATGAGAAGACAAAGTATATCAGATAGCTAATTTTTGTTAAGTGGAGTGTTTATGTGATTTGTATGTAAACCAGGTAATGTGGAGAGCGGTGGAGCGTGTACTTGGTCCAGGTTTTAAACGGGAGAAGTGTGAAGTGAAGTTGGTAGGAACGCCATTAACACATCAAAGGTTTCTCCGAAGGAACAGGGGAACCTATGGGCCAGCCATGCAAGCTGGCAAAGACACCTTCCCAGGACATTCAACTCCAATCTCACATCTCTATTGCTGTGGAGATTCTACATTTCCCGGAATTGGAGTCCCTGCAGTAGCTGCCAGCGGTGCCATCGTTGCTAACTCCCTGGTTTCTGTCTCTCAACATTCCCAGCTTCTTGATGCCATTGGAATTTGACTGCCCTGGTGAGTTCAATTTATCTTTTTCTGGAATATTCATTCATGTTGGTTACTTTCTCCGGATTTTAGCATACCCTCTCAAACTTTGGATTCTTTCCATGTACAACAATTGTATAGCACCAGATAATGTAAATCATAACATTACATGTTTGATGAGAGTATTTGGTTGCAATTCTTTCTACCATTGTCCCCTGAAGCCATACTAGAACATTCCCACAACCCTTTCCCGTTGTCTCTATTGATCAAGACACTCGTCTACTTATTTGTTCTTGAAGCATGTCCTTTTTTTGGGTCATCAACAGACTAATCtgtattatttaatgatttatgaATACAATATAAATTATATGCGTATTTTTTGGGTAATAATGTGTGCTGCTTCATTATTGATATTGCATGTGTCTTGTTTCCCCCTTTGGTTTTTCTGAAAGAGTGGGGCTTTAGTGATCGATAGATGTAGATAGGGTCTTACAAGCTGCCAAACTGATCCAGGAGAGATGAGTTCACCTATTTCTGGTGGTGGGCACTGGCGGCTTGACTCTTCTTAGGCAGAGTAAAAGCTTGCGCGGTTTAGTTATCAATGATCTTAGAAGCTTAACTTGTTAGGATTTAGATCCATAATGAATATCATGTTCTAACAAGTATGATGGGTTTCTATGCAAGGACAGGTTGTCATTTAGAAGAAAATACTTGAGGGGGATGTTGTCTGATTATGATAACAGTTTCTAGGTGGCTTTCCATTGCCAAAATCATGGTTATAGTTGTACTTTTTAGATACTATTAGAGTTGTTTGAGAATGGTCCTAGTGAAATATGATCGATAACCCGAAAATTCAGTTTGAATTTTCTTGAAACTCAGGTGCTGGTTATGAAGACAAGAACCAGAAATGATGTTTGACTCATAAACAAAATATGTAGACAAAAAGGTAATGGAATTGTTCAGGATGATAGGTACTCCCAGGAAGTGCTTTTTCCTGTTTCCCTTTTGTACAAGTTCTAGGTCCATTTCTTTTAATAACACATTGCTTACTCTTAACCCTAATTGCCTCTTGATCATCACATCTTATATCCTGTggttaaaacttaaaactaaaagaaagatTCTTTTCTAATACTAAGCTTAGTCACAATTAGgttctaaaaatataatcatgtgtatgaagaaaataatcagacgtacgaaaaatatgaagaaggtaagaaaaaaatagttattgtATAGATGACAAAAGTGATTAGATACAAAAGAATGTGATAAGATGGTTAGCGTATAGATGAAAAAAGTGATTAGATACAAAAGAATGTGATCAGATACGAACGATATGATCAAgaacaaaatttacaaaattgaatttttcataatggTATTTTGAAATTAGGGTTTTCATAGAACTTGATTGAGTGAGATGGCCACTTGCACTTGATGATGGgtatttattcaattttgttGAACAAGTGGCCATTTTGTTTCCCCTTTTGTCAAATGGGTTGGTGGAGTGGGGAAGAGGCTGTTCAATAATTGGTACATGGAAatagtcttttttttctttttcttttcttttttcctttttgggtaTCCAAATAATTCTCATTTGACCATTTTTCTCATCATGGGTTTGATTTTTATGACCCAAAAAATCACTTCCTTCTACCCTACATTAGAACTTCAATCACTAACAATGAGTATTGACAATGGTAGGTTACTAATTGgtccttttttccattttataataatttttcaaaatagtttttttccattttctattgtacttatcttttaaattttttataaagaaaaattaatttgaagtcACATCTTAAAATTGTGGTTTAAACTATGATTGTAGTACatattaaaaactatattttaaaacaatacttaatttaataaaaataaataaatagaaaagtcATCTCAAAAGGGTGTCACACAACAATTAACATGTCACCATCCAAAGGAAAAAGGAGGAGGCCCTCTACATGTAGTGGCATTAGGTGAAGTTTTTCAATGTGTCACACATCTCACTTTTAGGGGCTttcaattcatatttttttctttggaccACCAATGTATTTGCCCACATTTGTAGCCACTACCCTACTACATGGTGCAATTCATCAAACTCAAAATTGATGGCCCTTTTTGTGGAGGACCCCCCTAACCCTAGGACATATAGTCATCATGTAACAAATTCAACATCGATTCACGGACATCTTATTAAATACTATTATCGAATTATATCTCAATCTATGGATATTATCTGTTTTAGGTCTAATATCATATAGATTTAAAATGTGTctaaaagtgtgtttgacaataattttagaaagtatttctactgtttttaaaattttaaaaattttacttttcaaatattaaaattactaataatgTTTCTTAGAATTTAAGCATATTCTAAATAACTATAACTAAGATGAGTCTATtacttagaaaatatttgaaacttatcttttaaattttataaagcTAATTTAAGagtgattttaataaaattgtttttagtctATGATACTTTTGTCAATAATGCTTTCATTGAGGAGAGATAAgaggtatatatatacacacacacgcctataaaagaaagaaaaaccaataaaaaataaaaatagatttaaagtaaataagttatattttatatattttttaaaattcattttatttatttttcttgtaatatatgaaaattaaatcatttgaaaatatataaatttttaagtgatttgattttttttttaaattattagaaataacTTTTAATCCTCTCAAATGTCTcctgtaatttttctttttatattttttatgaccTAAAGACTCTTTCTATGTGACCAAAACCTCATGATACTTACCACCTCGCAACAGAGTAAATTTAGGGTATTATCAATGATGAGATTCATACTCAGCACTATATGTCACTTATTACGATCATACTTTTTAGTATTCGTCTTAATCAACTAGGctattttgatgaatcaaatgTTTCCTATAAGATGTCCTTATATCATAtaaattctcttattttttatataatctaaataatatgaatgatttttcaagaagaaaaatgcTTTTTACTTGTGAtgtggatttaaaaaaaaaattcaaaaacaaatattttttaataaataaataaataaatttttatgaaagagGTGAAAATAGATATTCCTCTTGGATAATAATATGCCAAAGTGTAGGTCTGCttcattaggaaaaaaaaaaaaaaagcaaaagatTTATGGTGAGAGTGAGATCTTCTTTACAAGAAAACAAAGGTGACAAAAAAGTCAACAAACTGTGTGGTCCAAGATCTCCACATCATTTTGATGCTGACCTTAGTCTAACGAATCTAGTCCCCTGGGACCCACTGGCGTGCTCCGGCAATAGTATTTAGCTGCCACGTGTTAAggataaatcataaaaataaattaattaaaaattaaaaagatttatgGTATACAACATATTATCAtaaaatcaatcttttcatcgggatttatttatatttatttttattaaatattttttttaattacaaaattttaaaattattattatcattattatttaataaaaatgcttttaaaatatGGGTTTTCAACATAAATTgcaaaaagttgaaaataacaattttttattaaaaaaattaataaaaaagtgttttatttAGTGTTTGTTTCCTAAGAAAGTGATTCATTAGGTGACATGTGGGGAGAGGAGAGTGGACAAAAGAGAACACAAGTGGCTTTGTCATGTAGGAGAAAGCAGTTGAATcttacctctctctctctctctctctctctctctctctctctctctctctccttatcttcttcttctcaatCATTTCCACATCCAAtttttctttagggttttcCATGGTACCAAACTTTTCCTTAgcgtgaagaaagaaaaagtggtGACACAAGCacatgataaaaagaaaaaaaaaaaaaaagtttttttgttaattagaaTAGATAGATTTTTccaacttataaaaatatacttaataaacctttgactttattttttttagaaaatgttataaaaatagaatattttttagaataattttaaggtaatttttatatagtattTGGTAAACAATCGAaaataaatgtttaattttaataattcagatttttttatatgatataattcaaataatttgtaactcgataatatttttttatcgaTGTTACTCATCAAATAttgtcaaaatcattttttttaatcgattttatttatacttttcacttaattttttttttaatgattaatattcttttattttttaatctattgAATTGGACCCCAATGGGATGATAGATGATATTTGATTCAATGTACATAGTAGTAGCCCACACTCAATAATTTCACTTAATTCCCAAAGTTGGTAGacctaattaatcaatgaatgtacattttccataatttcataatttttttaataatttcttgtgtttttttctctctaaataTTGACTACAgaattcaatcaaatccataaatttttatttataatataaaaaaaaattgcatagaTTCcctcttttccaaatttttatggGTTGGTAgagtattattttaattttgattttttatatttggaaaaaattattatatagtacatggacaaaaaaaaattcttttttttttcttttcaaattcttataaTTTCATGTTCTTTATATCTCAGTTAGTTTCCAAATTAGGCTTAAAGccaaaaaaagaattaaatcttgttattgactctttttttttctaaatagaatttaaataataattgctTTTGAAATGATTGCAtcatttcaaagaaaaaatgattagaATGTTTCCTTTTGAAGCAATTTC
The window above is part of the Vitis riparia cultivar Riparia Gloire de Montpellier isolate 1030 chromosome 12, EGFV_Vit.rip_1.0, whole genome shotgun sequence genome. Proteins encoded here:
- the LOC117926772 gene encoding prolycopene isomerase, chloroplastic, which gives rise to MALPIFPNFSINLKSNTEPILARISNGSVPATASPSPKQYKPFQGKPEADVVVIGSGIGGLCCAGLLARYQQDVLVLESHDRPGGAAHSFKIRDYEFDSGPSLFSGFQSRGPQANPLAQVLDALGESVPCANYDSWMVYIPEGEFLSRIGATEFFKDLEKYASRDAVREWQKLLDAVLPMSAAAMALPPLSIRGDLGVISTAATRYAPSLLKSFVQMGPQGALGATKLLRPFSEIMDSLDLKDPFIRNWVDLLAFLLAGVKSNGILSAEMVYMFAEWYKPGCTLEYPLQGTGAVVDALVRGMQKFGGRLSLESHVEKIVVENDQAIGVKLRSGQFIRAKKAVVSNASMWDTLNLLPKEVVPKSYQDRIKTTPQCESFMHLHLGFDAEGIPEDLGIHHIVVNDWDRGVDADQNVVLISVPSVLSPNLAPPGKHVLHAYTPGTEPFELWEGLDRRSGEYRKLKAERSEVMWRAVERVLGPGFKREKCEVKLVGTPLTHQRFLRRNRGTYGPAMQAGKDTFPGHSTPISHLYCCGDSTFPGIGVPAVAASGAIVANSLVSVSQHSQLLDAIGI